The following are encoded in a window of Poecile atricapillus isolate bPoeAtr1 chromosome 3, bPoeAtr1.hap1, whole genome shotgun sequence genomic DNA:
- the VGLL2 gene encoding transcription cofactor vestigial-like protein 2 isoform X1, which produces MSCLDVMYQVYGPGQPYFAAAYSPYHQKLAFYSKMQEAPESGSSASAGSSFSSHPAASIKEEDCSPEKERPPEAEYISSRCVLFTYFQGDISAVVDEHFSRALSQPSSFSLGSAKAARNAGSWRDGSFPMSQRIFPPSFWNSTYQPSSVPASLSSPLAAAAHSELPFAAATDPYAPTSLHGHLHQGGPEPWHHAHHHHHHHHHHPYIGTQSTAYPRPSAMHEVYGPHFDPRYGSLLVPTASVRPHRLTPASVSTPVSPPCELGKSEAGAAAAWTTPGPFPNASGDMAQSIGLNVDTGLQPQDKSKDLYWF; this is translated from the exons ATGAGCTGTTTGGATGTTATGTACCAAGTTTACGGTCCTGGCCAGCCCTACTTCGCAGCAGCCTACAGCCCCTACCACCAG AAACTCGCCTTTTACTCCAAAATGCAGGAAGCCCCGGAGAGCggcagcagcgccagcgccgGCAGCTCCTTCTCCAGCCACCCCGCGGCCAGCATCAAGGAGGAGGACTGCAGCCCCGAGAAGGAGCGACCCCCCGAGGCCGAGTACATCAGCTCCCGCTGTGTCCTCTTCACCTACTTCCAGGGGGACATCAGCGCCGTGGTGGATGAGCACTTCAGCCGTGCgctcagccagcccagcagcttctccctcGGCAGCGCGAAGGCGGCGCGGAACGCCGGCTCCTGGCGGG ATGGTTCCTTCCCAATGAGCCAGCGCATCTTCCCACCATCCTTCTGGAACAGCACGTACCAGCCCTCCTCGGTCCCGGCCAGCCTGAGCAGCCCccttgcagctgcagcccacAGCGAGCTGCCCTTCGCCGCTGCCACCGACCCCTACGCGCCCACCTCTCTGCACGGCCACCTGCACCAGGGCGGCCCTGAGCCCTGGCACCAcgcccaccaccaccaccaccaccaccaccaccacccctaCATTGGGACACAGAGCACTGCCTACCCCCGCCCCAGTGCCATGCACGAGGTCTATGGGCCCCACTTCGACCCCCGCTACGGCTCACTCCTGGTGCCCACCGCCTCCGTCCGCCCCCACCGCCTCACCCCCGCCTCCGTATCCACACCAGTCAGCCCCCCCTGTGAACTGGGCAAGAGCGAAGCGGGTGCTGCCGCAGCCTGGACGACGCCGGGCCCCTTCCCCAATGCATCAGGAGACATGGCACAGAGCATTGGCCTCAATGTGGACACAG GTTTGCAACCTCAGGATAAAAGCAAGGACCTGTACTGGTTTTAG
- the VGLL2 gene encoding transcription cofactor vestigial-like protein 2 isoform X2 has product MSCLDVMYQVYGPGQPYFAAAYSPYHQKLAFYSKMQEAPESGSSASAGSSFSSHPAASIKEEDCSPEKERPPEAEYISSRCVLFTYFQGDISAVVDEHFSRALSQPSSFSLGSAKAARNAGSWRDGSFPMSQRIFPPSFWNSTYQPSSVPASLSSPLAAAAHSELPFAAATDPYAPTSLHGHLHQGGPEPWHHAHHHHHHHHHHPYIGTQSTAYPRPSAMHEVYGPHFDPRYGSLLVPTASVRPHRLTPASVSTPVSPPCELGKSEAGAAAAWTTPGPFPNASGDMAQSIGLNVDTARRYSFCGGSLLS; this is encoded by the exons ATGAGCTGTTTGGATGTTATGTACCAAGTTTACGGTCCTGGCCAGCCCTACTTCGCAGCAGCCTACAGCCCCTACCACCAG AAACTCGCCTTTTACTCCAAAATGCAGGAAGCCCCGGAGAGCggcagcagcgccagcgccgGCAGCTCCTTCTCCAGCCACCCCGCGGCCAGCATCAAGGAGGAGGACTGCAGCCCCGAGAAGGAGCGACCCCCCGAGGCCGAGTACATCAGCTCCCGCTGTGTCCTCTTCACCTACTTCCAGGGGGACATCAGCGCCGTGGTGGATGAGCACTTCAGCCGTGCgctcagccagcccagcagcttctccctcGGCAGCGCGAAGGCGGCGCGGAACGCCGGCTCCTGGCGGG ATGGTTCCTTCCCAATGAGCCAGCGCATCTTCCCACCATCCTTCTGGAACAGCACGTACCAGCCCTCCTCGGTCCCGGCCAGCCTGAGCAGCCCccttgcagctgcagcccacAGCGAGCTGCCCTTCGCCGCTGCCACCGACCCCTACGCGCCCACCTCTCTGCACGGCCACCTGCACCAGGGCGGCCCTGAGCCCTGGCACCAcgcccaccaccaccaccaccaccaccaccaccacccctaCATTGGGACACAGAGCACTGCCTACCCCCGCCCCAGTGCCATGCACGAGGTCTATGGGCCCCACTTCGACCCCCGCTACGGCTCACTCCTGGTGCCCACCGCCTCCGTCCGCCCCCACCGCCTCACCCCCGCCTCCGTATCCACACCAGTCAGCCCCCCCTGTGAACTGGGCAAGAGCGAAGCGGGTGCTGCCGCAGCCTGGACGACGCCGGGCCCCTTCCCCAATGCATCAGGAGACATGGCACAGAGCATTGGCCTCAATGTGGACACAG CTCGCCGTTACTCCTTCTGTGGTGGATCCCTCCTGAGCTGA